In Desulfovibrio sp. X2, a genomic segment contains:
- a CDS encoding flavodoxin family protein: MYALAINGSPRKGGNTETLLRAALAPLEKGGWETEFYQLGGRQVRGCIACYKCFERKNRQCAVANDCFNEVMEKIIRADAILLGSPTYFSDVTAEMKALLDRTGLVSIANGRLLRGKIGAAVIAVRRGGGIHAFDSINHMFLMSQVIVPGSLYWNLGFGLDKGEVESDAEGLNNMKNLGETVDWLGKAMAPHKDSYPTDDSNYG; encoded by the coding sequence ATGTACGCTTTGGCAATCAACGGCAGCCCGCGCAAGGGCGGCAACACGGAGACGCTCCTGCGCGCGGCCCTGGCCCCGCTCGAGAAGGGCGGCTGGGAGACGGAGTTCTATCAGCTGGGCGGCAGGCAGGTCAGGGGCTGCATCGCCTGCTACAAGTGCTTCGAGCGCAAGAACCGGCAGTGCGCCGTGGCGAACGACTGCTTCAACGAGGTCATGGAGAAGATCATCCGCGCGGACGCCATCCTGCTCGGCTCGCCCACCTACTTCAGCGACGTGACCGCGGAGATGAAGGCGCTGCTCGACCGCACGGGCCTCGTGTCCATCGCCAACGGCAGGCTGCTGCGCGGCAAGATCGGCGCCGCGGTCATCGCCGTCAGGCGCGGCGGCGGCATCCACGCCTTCGACTCCATCAACCACATGTTCCTCATGTCCCAGGTCATCGTGCCGGGCTCGCTCTACTGGAACCTCGGCTTCGGCCTGGACAAGGGCGAGGTGGAGAGCGACGCCGAGGGGCTGAACAACATGAAGAACCTGGGCGAGACCGTGGACTGGCTCGGCAAGGCCATGGCCCCGCACAAGGACTCCTACCCCACGGACGACTCGAACTACGGCTAG
- a CDS encoding helix-turn-helix domain-containing protein, with the protein MLRVCAMKRLAGKEYHCFYELALDLVGGKWKPIILYHLALCGRLRFGELRRTISAVSERMLARQLKELEADGLILREAHAEVPPRVDYTLTPIGRKIIPALLALRRFGMDYEDFLGGRDLFASDEYESREDPVVVDGVVEMPKDRGACCGADRGTGGEAD; encoded by the coding sequence ATGCTCAGGGTCTGCGCCATGAAACGCCTTGCGGGCAAGGAGTACCATTGTTTCTACGAGCTTGCGCTGGACCTGGTGGGCGGCAAGTGGAAGCCGATCATCCTCTACCACCTCGCGCTGTGCGGGCGACTGCGCTTCGGCGAACTCAGGCGCACCATCTCGGCAGTCTCGGAGCGCATGCTGGCGCGGCAGCTGAAGGAGCTGGAGGCCGACGGCCTGATCCTGCGCGAGGCCCACGCCGAGGTGCCGCCCCGCGTGGACTACACGCTCACGCCCATCGGCCGGAAGATCATCCCCGCCCTCCTGGCGCTTCGCCGCTTCGGCATGGACTACGAGGACTTCCTCGGCGGCCGCGACCTCTTCGCCTCGGACGAGTACGAGAGCAGGGAGGACCCGGTGGTGGTGGACGGGGTGGTGGAAATGCCGAAGGACCGCGGGGCGTGCTGCGGGGCTGACAGGGGAACCGGCGGCGAGGCGGACTGA
- a CDS encoding linear amide C-N hydrolase, producing the protein MPVVRIVLSFLSLLLLLSVLLAGSASACTGVRLIAKNGDTVYGRTMEWGTFDLESRVAVVPRGHAFAGLTPDGPNGKRWKGAYGFVALDMLHKEIFADGMNEKGLTVGLFYHPGFETYPVYERAKAGESITATDVVSYILSQCAGVDEALAAMKKVRVVPVVEPSIGIPVEGHWMVTEPSGKSVVIEFHDHVMHVYDNPLGVITNSPGYDWHMTNLRNYVNLSAVAVPTKRIEDMNFKPLGGGSGMIGLPGDFTPPSRFVRAVAWSQTARPLPDAGEAVYELFRILDNFDVPLGASEGPEAEGQKGMRSDTQWTTAWDTADKVFYFHTQHNRRVREVDLKRLDFAGTDIRHIPMDARKAQDVKDITDGNS; encoded by the coding sequence ATGCCTGTCGTGCGAATCGTCCTGTCATTCCTCTCCCTGCTGCTTCTGCTCTCCGTCCTCCTGGCCGGAAGCGCGTCCGCCTGCACGGGCGTGCGGCTCATCGCCAAGAACGGCGACACGGTCTACGGCCGCACCATGGAGTGGGGAACCTTCGACCTCGAATCCCGGGTGGCCGTCGTGCCCCGCGGCCACGCCTTTGCCGGGCTCACCCCGGACGGCCCGAACGGCAAGCGCTGGAAGGGCGCATACGGCTTCGTGGCCCTGGACATGCTGCACAAGGAGATCTTCGCCGACGGCATGAACGAGAAGGGGCTGACCGTCGGGCTCTTCTACCACCCGGGCTTCGAGACCTATCCGGTCTACGAGAGGGCCAAGGCCGGGGAGAGCATCACCGCGACCGACGTGGTCTCCTACATCCTCTCGCAGTGCGCCGGCGTGGACGAGGCCCTCGCGGCCATGAAGAAGGTGCGCGTGGTCCCGGTGGTGGAGCCCTCCATCGGCATCCCCGTGGAGGGGCACTGGATGGTCACGGAGCCCTCGGGAAAATCCGTCGTCATCGAGTTCCACGACCACGTCATGCACGTCTACGACAACCCGCTCGGCGTCATCACCAACTCGCCGGGCTACGACTGGCACATGACCAACCTGCGCAACTACGTGAACCTCTCGGCCGTGGCCGTGCCGACCAAGCGTATCGAGGACATGAACTTCAAGCCGCTCGGCGGCGGCAGCGGCATGATCGGCCTGCCGGGCGACTTCACGCCCCCCTCCCGCTTCGTGCGCGCCGTGGCCTGGTCCCAGACGGCGCGTCCCCTGCCGGACGCGGGCGAGGCCGTCTACGAGCTGTTCCGCATCCTGGACAACTTCGACGTGCCCCTGGGCGCGTCCGAAGGCCCGGAGGCCGAGGGCCAGAAGGGCATGCGTAGCGACACCCAGTGGACCACGGCCTGGGACACGGCGGACAAGGTCTTCTACTTCCACACCCAGCACAACCGCCGCGTGCGCGAGGTGGATCTCAAACGGCTCGACTTCGCGGGAACGGACATCCGGCACATCCCCATGGACGCCCGCAAGGCGCAGGATGTGAAAGACATCACCGACGGCAATTCCTGA
- a CDS encoding helix-turn-helix domain-containing protein has translation MTPDDFKRSISRALKEQRERQGLSLDGAARLTGVSKAMLGQIERRESVPTIAVLWKIASGLRVSFSAFFASAVTGAAARAGTGAPRPLPGDPSDEAAFADDPHMKVRVVFPFDPATRMEFFEVALSGSHEQLSSPHQPGVVEHVVVLSGRLAVLFDGQWHEAEPGRALRFPADQPHGYRAVTPEATFQNVICYT, from the coding sequence ATGACGCCGGATGATTTCAAGCGCTCCATCTCCCGCGCGTTGAAGGAGCAGCGCGAGCGCCAGGGGCTGAGCCTGGACGGCGCGGCGCGGCTCACGGGCGTGTCCAAGGCCATGCTCGGCCAGATCGAGCGGCGGGAGTCCGTGCCCACCATCGCGGTGCTCTGGAAGATCGCGAGCGGGCTTCGGGTCTCCTTCTCCGCCTTCTTCGCCTCGGCGGTCACCGGGGCGGCCGCTCGCGCCGGGACCGGTGCGCCACGCCCCCTGCCGGGCGATCCTTCGGACGAGGCGGCCTTTGCGGACGACCCGCACATGAAGGTCAGGGTCGTCTTCCCCTTCGATCCCGCCACGCGCATGGAGTTCTTCGAGGTCGCGCTCAGCGGATCGCACGAGCAGCTCTCCTCCCCCCATCAGCCCGGGGTCGTGGAGCACGTGGTGGTCCTCTCGGGCCGCCTCGCCGTGCTCTTCGACGGACAGTGGCACGAGGCCGAGCCCGGCCGGGCCCTGCGCTTCCCCGCCGACCAGCCCCACGGCTACCGCGCCGTGACCCCTGAGGCCACGTTCCAGAACGTCATCTGCTACACGTAG
- a CDS encoding YbaK/EbsC family protein, whose product MASVTNSGARRVQEFLSSLGDSPDGPYEVKELPGSTRTAAEAAASIGCTVAQIAKSLVFRDAATGQAVLVVASGVNRVDTAKIRAATGIVLEKPDGNFVKQATGFAIGGIPPAGHAAPLRTLLDEDLKRYDTIWAAAGSPFAVFRLTPDGLGTMTGGTWLDMREGAA is encoded by the coding sequence ATGGCTTCTGTGACGAATTCGGGCGCCAGGCGCGTGCAGGAGTTCCTGTCGTCCCTGGGCGACTCACCCGACGGTCCTTACGAAGTGAAGGAGCTGCCCGGCTCCACGCGCACGGCGGCCGAGGCCGCCGCGTCCATCGGCTGCACCGTGGCCCAGATCGCCAAGTCCCTGGTCTTTCGCGACGCGGCCACGGGCCAGGCGGTCCTCGTGGTGGCCTCGGGCGTGAACCGCGTGGACACGGCCAAGATCCGCGCCGCCACGGGCATTGTCCTCGAAAAGCCGGACGGGAACTTCGTCAAGCAGGCCACCGGCTTCGCCATCGGCGGCATCCCCCCGGCAGGCCACGCAGCGCCCCTGCGCACCCTGCTCGACGAGGACCTGAAGCGCTACGACACCATCTGGGCCGCAGCGGGCAGCCCGTTCGCGGTCTTCAGGCTCACGCCGGACGGGCTCGGAACCATGACCGGCGGGACCTGGCTGGACATGCGCGAGGGCGCAGCATAG
- a CDS encoding putative sulfate exporter family transporter: protein MEQKKTGISEDWMALWLGLLIFILAMPYLSGVDLLGWAAKLNVWTDLGKAIAPVSKTGYPGLSGFGSMLLTFVFLTIVMLIGAKGLGAPLGKFTASFTVIFWLSVICFMIGHWAPIAATPDQLGKFGLSWSLNLTGEAGFIVALLAGLFVGNFMPGLAKKIETATRPELYIKMGIVILGGALGVKAVQASGLASAVIFRGMCAIVEAYLIYWAVVYFIARKYFKFSREWAAPLASGISICGVSAAIATGAAIRARPVVPIMVSSLVVIFAVVELLLLPFIGQHFLWHEPMVAGGWMGLAVKTDGAAVASGAIVDSLIRAKALAETGVAYKEGWILMATTTVKVFIDIFIGVWAFILAIIWCTIIECKAGEKVRVVEIWDRFPKFVLGYIATFLLLLVLCGSDKTMVPTAQAATGHADLFRGILFAMTFFTIGVVSNFKKLWEEGIGKLAAIYILCLFGFIIWVGLLISYIFFHGVMPPLAS, encoded by the coding sequence ATGGAACAGAAAAAGACGGGTATCAGTGAAGACTGGATGGCGCTGTGGCTGGGGCTGCTCATTTTCATCCTGGCGATGCCGTATCTCTCGGGCGTGGATCTGCTCGGCTGGGCGGCAAAGCTCAACGTCTGGACCGACCTGGGCAAGGCCATCGCGCCGGTGTCCAAGACCGGCTATCCCGGGCTGTCGGGCTTCGGCTCGATGCTTCTCACCTTCGTCTTCCTGACCATCGTCATGCTCATCGGCGCCAAGGGGCTGGGTGCACCCTTGGGCAAGTTCACCGCATCCTTCACGGTCATCTTCTGGCTGAGCGTCATCTGCTTCATGATCGGCCACTGGGCGCCCATCGCGGCCACCCCGGACCAGCTCGGCAAGTTCGGGCTCTCCTGGTCGCTGAACCTGACGGGCGAGGCAGGCTTCATCGTCGCGCTCCTGGCCGGGCTCTTCGTGGGCAACTTCATGCCCGGCCTGGCCAAGAAGATCGAGACCGCGACAAGGCCCGAACTCTACATCAAGATGGGCATCGTCATCCTCGGCGGCGCGCTGGGCGTGAAGGCCGTGCAGGCCTCGGGCCTGGCCTCGGCGGTCATCTTCCGCGGCATGTGCGCCATCGTGGAGGCCTACCTGATCTACTGGGCGGTGGTCTATTTCATTGCCCGCAAGTACTTCAAGTTCAGCCGCGAGTGGGCCGCGCCGCTCGCCTCGGGCATCTCCATCTGCGGCGTGTCCGCGGCCATCGCCACGGGCGCGGCCATCCGCGCGCGGCCCGTGGTGCCCATCATGGTCTCCTCGCTCGTGGTCATCTTCGCGGTGGTGGAGCTTCTGCTCCTGCCCTTCATCGGCCAGCACTTCCTGTGGCACGAGCCCATGGTGGCGGGCGGCTGGATGGGGCTGGCCGTGAAGACCGACGGCGCGGCCGTGGCCAGCGGCGCCATCGTGGACTCGCTCATCCGGGCCAAGGCCCTGGCCGAGACCGGCGTGGCCTACAAGGAAGGCTGGATCCTCATGGCCACCACCACGGTGAAGGTCTTCATCGACATCTTCATCGGCGTGTGGGCCTTCATCCTGGCCATCATCTGGTGCACGATCATCGAGTGCAAGGCGGGCGAGAAGGTGCGCGTGGTCGAGATCTGGGACCGTTTCCCCAAGTTCGTGCTCGGCTACATCGCCACCTTCCTGCTGCTCCTCGTGCTCTGCGGCTCGGACAAGACCATGGTGCCCACGGCCCAGGCGGCCACGGGCCATGCCGACCTCTTCCGCGGCATCCTCTTCGCCATGACCTTCTTCACCATCGGCGTGGTCTCCAACTTCAAGAAGCTGTGGGAAGAGGGCATCGGCAAGCTGGCGGCCATCTACATCCTGTGCCTGTTCGGCTTCATCATCTGGGTCGGCCTGCTCATCTCCTACATCTTCTTCCACGGCGTCATGCCGCCGCTGGCCTCGTAG
- a CDS encoding Nramp family divalent metal transporter: MRALRDLIRLRDRRTPRRTALSIWKYVGPGFLVTVGFIDPGNWASNVAAGSGFGYHLLWMVTLSTIMLIVLQHNAAHLGIATGLCLSEAATRHLRKPLAVFLLASALAACVSTALAELLGAAIALRMLFGLPLYAGTLLTAALVGVMLYTNSYRRIERWIIGFVSLIGLSFIYELSIVRIDWHAAAAGWVTPHLPAGAMPVLMSVLGAVVMPHNIFLHSEIIQSRQWNLDAPDVIRRQLRYEFLDTLLSMIVGFAINSAMILLAAAAFFSHGIAVDALEQAQRLLTPMVGGASGLIFAVSLLLAGIASSVTAGIAGGAVFAGIFNEPYDIGDSHSRMGVALTLLPAVLVILFIKDALQGLIVSQIALSVQLPLTIWLQVHLTSSPKVMGPYANSLVDKTLLWVIGAVVVAFNVMLLVDAFS, from the coding sequence ATGCGCGCACTCCGCGACCTCATCCGCCTGCGCGACCGGCGCACCCCCCGCCGCACCGCGCTCAGCATCTGGAAATACGTGGGGCCGGGCTTCCTGGTCACCGTGGGCTTCATCGACCCGGGCAACTGGGCCTCGAACGTGGCCGCGGGCTCGGGCTTCGGCTACCACCTCCTGTGGATGGTCACCCTGTCCACGATCATGCTCATCGTCCTGCAGCACAACGCCGCGCACCTGGGCATCGCCACGGGGCTCTGCCTCTCCGAGGCGGCCACGCGCCATCTGAGGAAGCCCCTGGCCGTGTTCCTGCTGGCCTCGGCCCTCGCGGCCTGCGTCTCCACGGCCCTGGCCGAGCTTCTGGGCGCGGCCATCGCGCTGCGCATGCTCTTCGGGCTGCCGCTCTACGCGGGCACGCTGCTCACCGCGGCTCTCGTGGGCGTCATGCTCTACACCAACTCGTACCGCCGCATAGAGCGCTGGATCATCGGCTTCGTCTCGCTCATCGGCCTGTCCTTCATCTACGAGCTGTCCATCGTGCGCATCGACTGGCACGCGGCGGCCGCGGGCTGGGTCACGCCGCACCTGCCCGCCGGGGCCATGCCCGTGCTCATGAGCGTGCTCGGCGCCGTGGTCATGCCGCACAACATCTTCCTGCACTCGGAGATCATCCAGAGCCGCCAGTGGAACCTGGACGCGCCGGACGTCATCCGCCGCCAGCTGCGCTACGAGTTCCTGGACACGCTCCTGTCCATGATCGTGGGCTTCGCCATCAACAGCGCCATGATCCTGCTCGCGGCCGCGGCCTTCTTCTCGCACGGCATCGCGGTGGACGCCCTGGAGCAGGCCCAGCGCCTGCTCACGCCCATGGTCGGCGGCGCCTCGGGCCTCATCTTCGCCGTGAGCCTGCTGCTCGCGGGCATCGCCTCGAGCGTCACCGCGGGCATCGCGGGCGGCGCGGTGTTCGCGGGCATCTTCAACGAGCCCTACGACATCGGCGACAGCCACAGCCGCATGGGCGTGGCCCTGACCCTGCTCCCGGCCGTGCTCGTCATCCTCTTCATCAAGGACGCCCTGCAGGGCCTCATCGTCTCGCAGATCGCCCTCTCGGTGCAGCTGCCCCTGACCATCTGGCTGCAGGTCCACCTGACCTCGAGCCCCAAGGTCATGGGCCCCTACGCCAACTCCCTGGTGGACAAGACGCTTTTGTGGGTCATCGGCGCCGTGGTCGTGGCCTTCAACGTCATGCTCCTCGTGGACGCCTTCTCCTGA
- the tatA gene encoding twin-arginine translocase TatA/TatE family subunit, protein MFFRVLQPEHLIVILGIALLVFGPSKLPQLGKSLGKAIRELKNSMNDDEPAAAPAPAAAVRPEPIQQAQAAETVQAASAQTVKE, encoded by the coding sequence ATGTTTTTCAGAGTTTTGCAACCCGAGCACCTCATCGTCATCCTCGGCATCGCCCTTCTGGTCTTCGGACCGAGCAAGCTGCCTCAGCTCGGCAAGTCGCTGGGCAAGGCGATCCGTGAACTCAAGAACAGCATGAACGACGACGAGCCCGCGGCTGCGCCCGCTCCGGCCGCCGCCGTCCGGCCCGAGCCCATCCAGCAGGCCCAGGCCGCCGAGACCGTGCAGGCCGCGAGCGCGCAGACGGTCAAGGAGTAG
- a CDS encoding PAS domain-containing protein: MIDSLPGQEPDAPLTGLRVLCAEADPAEARRQAALLSAAGALPLLAADRAGALRALRAQGPDMPDMAVLGCGLSQGSPAATEAAGTGAETDAEFTQAVRLEFPAMPLVLTAPRPGPDLLLHALRLGGADFAPVPAAEEFVRAAERAARRLRTARLRAKALEIYRGFFENAEVGMWLAAEDGRYVHCNTAFARLLGYASSQELLGQVVNIGAQVYADPEDWQVWPLALAAAANGAPARGGPLVREVRVYGRDGQLLWLRENLTVHTGPTGERLLLGLGVDVTEAKAAERTRQAGLDMLRQVMDTITDAMALVDFDENVVFCNEVFAERYGLPPEEAPGRALAEWLEVLAPEDAGHVARLQTTPAAYNIILRETRSSELRFATVTPFSDGSGILLGAVVMLRDDRLRAREQPA, from the coding sequence ATGATCGACAGTCTTCCCGGGCAGGAGCCCGACGCACCGCTCACCGGACTGCGCGTGCTCTGCGCCGAGGCCGACCCGGCCGAGGCGCGGCGCCAGGCCGCGCTGCTGTCCGCCGCCGGAGCCCTGCCGCTGCTCGCGGCGGACAGGGCGGGCGCCCTGCGTGCGCTTCGCGCACAGGGCCCGGACATGCCGGACATGGCGGTGCTCGGCTGCGGACTGTCCCAGGGCTCCCCGGCCGCGACGGAGGCCGCGGGAACGGGCGCGGAGACGGACGCGGAGTTCACCCAGGCCGTGCGCCTGGAGTTCCCGGCCATGCCCCTCGTGCTCACGGCCCCCCGGCCCGGGCCGGACCTCCTCCTGCACGCCCTGCGGCTGGGCGGCGCCGATTTCGCGCCCGTTCCGGCCGCTGAGGAGTTCGTGCGCGCGGCCGAGCGCGCGGCCCGCAGGCTGCGCACGGCGCGCCTCCGCGCCAAGGCCCTCGAGATCTATCGCGGTTTCTTCGAGAACGCCGAGGTCGGCATGTGGCTTGCCGCGGAGGACGGCCGCTACGTGCACTGCAACACGGCTTTCGCCCGCCTGCTCGGCTACGCCTCGTCCCAGGAGCTGCTCGGCCAGGTGGTGAACATCGGGGCGCAGGTCTACGCCGACCCCGAGGACTGGCAGGTCTGGCCGCTGGCGCTCGCCGCGGCCGCGAACGGCGCGCCCGCCCGGGGCGGCCCCCTGGTGCGGGAGGTCCGCGTCTACGGCCGCGACGGACAGCTCCTCTGGCTGCGCGAGAATCTGACCGTCCACACGGGCCCGACGGGCGAGCGGCTGCTGCTGGGCCTGGGCGTGGACGTGACCGAGGCCAAGGCCGCCGAGCGCACCCGGCAGGCCGGGCTCGACATGCTGCGCCAGGTCATGGACACCATCACGGACGCCATGGCCCTGGTGGATTTCGACGAGAACGTGGTCTTCTGCAACGAGGTCTTCGCCGAGCGCTACGGCCTGCCGCCCGAGGAGGCCCCGGGCCGCGCCCTGGCCGAGTGGCTGGAGGTGCTGGCGCCCGAGGACGCGGGCCACGTGGCCCGGCTGCAGACGACCCCCGCGGCCTACAACATCATCCTGCGCGAGACGCGAAGCTCGGAGCTTCGCTTCGCCACGGTCACGCCCTTCAGCGACGGCTCCGGCATCCTGCTCGGCGCCGTGGTCATGCTGCGCGACGACAGGCTGCGCGCCCGCGAGCAGCCCGCCTGA
- a CDS encoding DUF2085 domain-containing protein: MSPCLLHDARAVRIFGHARERGAAGAAAHAASEALRALSRRLFPDLPAALLTALPALAAWGLVLASLAAPVMEIMGLPASASVYAALHRFCHQLPSRCLFLGDSNLGLCERCFALYAAMALCSLPALLGRPRRLARPLPPPALALGLLPCLLDGLASDVWGGPWTSTTASRLVTGALAGSVISLFLYPRYRVFLTALFRDRPLPILNPAPGERP, translated from the coding sequence ATGAGCCCCTGTCTCCTCCATGACGCGCGGGCCGTCCGCATCTTCGGCCACGCCCGGGAACGCGGCGCCGCTGGTGCTGCGGCGCATGCCGCGTCCGAGGCGCTTCGCGCCCTGTCCCGGCGCCTTTTCCCGGACCTGCCCGCGGCCCTGCTCACGGCCCTGCCCGCGCTTGCGGCCTGGGGGCTGGTCCTGGCCTCGCTGGCCGCGCCGGTCATGGAGATCATGGGGCTGCCCGCGTCCGCCTCCGTGTACGCGGCCCTGCACCGCTTCTGCCACCAGCTCCCCTCGCGCTGCCTCTTCCTGGGCGACTCCAACCTGGGGCTGTGCGAGCGCTGCTTCGCGCTCTACGCCGCCATGGCGCTCTGCTCCCTGCCCGCGCTGCTCGGGCGGCCGCGCCGCCTGGCCCGGCCCCTGCCCCCCCCCGCCCTCGCGCTCGGCCTGCTGCCCTGCCTGCTGGACGGCCTGGCGAGCGACGTCTGGGGGGGTCCCTGGACGAGCACGACGGCCTCGCGCCTCGTCACAGGAGCGCTGGCCGGAAGCGTGATTTCGCTCTTCCTTTATCCCCGATACCGCGTATTCTTGACCGCGCTTTTCCGGGATCGGCCCCTGCCGATCCTGAACCCCGCACCCGGAGAACGCCCGTGA
- a CDS encoding ABC transporter ATP-binding protein codes for MSPDDRPSPQAMPAASPHAPAKGPAPVGPAIEVSGLVKNFGDGNAVDGISFSVPRGTILGLLGPNGAGKTTTLHLLLGLVTPTAGTIRIFGLDMPRDRHAILARVNFTSSYISMPDNLRVWENLKVFAMLYGVRGAEAKTEELLRLLEIEHLRDARTGALSSGQLTRLNLCKALLNDPEILFLDEPTASLDPDIAERVRLALRRIQSEQGTTMIYTSHNMHEVEELCDEVVFITKGRIAARGTPAEVVRMAHSESLERLFISIARGGDIFARPADEAEAEPDAPPPDIPPEAPSGRQPDTPPACPRERGDG; via the coding sequence ATGTCCCCAGACGACCGCCCCTCCCCGCAGGCGATGCCCGCCGCCTCGCCGCACGCGCCCGCAAAAGGCCCGGCGCCCGTCGGACCCGCGATAGAGGTCAGCGGGCTGGTCAAGAACTTCGGCGACGGGAACGCCGTGGACGGCATCAGCTTCTCCGTGCCGCGCGGCACCATCCTGGGCCTGCTCGGGCCCAACGGCGCGGGCAAGACCACCACGCTGCACCTGCTCCTCGGCCTGGTCACGCCCACGGCCGGGACCATCCGCATCTTCGGCCTGGACATGCCGCGCGACCGCCACGCGATCCTCGCGCGCGTGAACTTCACCTCGTCCTACATCTCCATGCCGGACAACCTGCGCGTCTGGGAGAACCTGAAGGTCTTCGCCATGCTCTACGGCGTGCGCGGCGCCGAGGCCAAGACCGAGGAGCTTCTGCGCCTGCTCGAGATAGAGCACCTGCGCGACGCCCGCACCGGCGCCCTGTCCTCGGGCCAGCTCACGCGCCTGAACCTGTGCAAGGCGCTCTTGAACGACCCGGAAATCCTCTTCCTGGACGAGCCCACCGCGAGCCTCGACCCGGACATCGCGGAGCGCGTGCGCCTTGCGCTTCGCCGCATCCAGTCCGAGCAGGGCACGACCATGATCTACACCTCGCACAACATGCACGAGGTGGAGGAGCTGTGCGACGAGGTCGTCTTCATCACCAAGGGCCGCATCGCCGCGCGCGGCACCCCGGCCGAGGTGGTGCGCATGGCGCACTCCGAGTCCCTGGAGCGCCTCTTCATCTCCATCGCCCGCGGCGGCGACATCTTCGCGCGGCCCGCAGACGAAGCCGAGGCCGAACCGGACGCGCCGCCCCCGGACATCCCGCCCGAGGCTCCGTCCGGCAGGCAGCCGGACACCCCTCCGGCCTGCCCACGGGAGCGCGGCGATGGCTAG
- a CDS encoding ABC transporter permease: MARRIAAMLLRYFYLHRRSLPRIMEIFFWPLMNLFVWGFLTLYMRQVARPGVVSFLLGSMIYWEVLYRAQQSVSLSITEEFWVRNIINLFIAPLRSSEIVISACAVGIVKSVVTTVFLLVLARSFYGFDMLRMGWTFPAFYGALLLFGWSVGLMTMGLIFRYGRASEALIWGIPFLLQPLSAVFYPVSVLPPSLRALSSIFPSTYVFEGMRQALQTGTVNLSSLTWAWLLCLPWLVAGGIYFGSTISYVRKAGRLSRQILE; the protein is encoded by the coding sequence ATGGCTAGGCGCATCGCGGCCATGCTGCTGCGCTACTTCTACCTGCACCGCAGGAGCCTGCCCCGGATCATGGAGATCTTCTTCTGGCCGCTGATGAACCTCTTCGTCTGGGGCTTCCTCACGCTCTACATGCGCCAGGTGGCGAGGCCCGGCGTGGTCTCGTTCCTCCTGGGCTCCATGATCTACTGGGAAGTCCTCTACCGCGCCCAGCAGTCCGTCTCCCTGTCCATCACCGAGGAGTTCTGGGTGCGCAACATCATCAACCTCTTCATCGCGCCCCTGCGCTCCAGCGAGATCGTCATCTCGGCCTGCGCCGTGGGCATCGTCAAGTCCGTGGTCACCACGGTCTTCCTGCTCGTGCTGGCGCGCAGCTTCTACGGCTTCGACATGCTGCGCATGGGCTGGACCTTCCCGGCCTTCTACGGCGCGCTGCTCCTCTTCGGCTGGTCCGTGGGCCTCATGACCATGGGCCTCATCTTCCGCTACGGCCGGGCCTCGGAAGCCCTCATCTGGGGCATCCCCTTCCTGCTCCAGCCGCTCTCCGCGGTCTTCTACCCCGTGAGCGTGCTGCCGCCGAGCCTGCGCGCGCTCAGCAGCATCTTCCCCTCCACCTACGTCTTCGAGGGCATGCGCCAGGCGTTGCAGACCGGCACCGTCAACCTCTCCTCCCTGACCTGGGCCTGGCTCCTCTGCCTCCCCTGGCTCGTGGCCGGAGGCATCTACTTCGGCTCCACCATCTCCTACGTGCGCAAGGCCGGGCGGCTGAGCAGGCAGATTCTGGAGTAG